A window of Candidatus Eremiobacteraceae bacterium genomic DNA:
GCGTGCGTGCCTTTGGCGATGTACGCGCTCGTGCGGCCGCACGTCGCGGAGCCGCTTGCCGTTCGCGCCGGCTTGATCTCCTTGCTGTATCCGCCGCTCGCGACGATCGGCATCGGCGAGTTCCACATCTTGGCGTGCGTGCCGCTGCTCGTCATCGGACTGCTGTGGGCGGCCGACCGCGGGCGCTGGGGATGGTTCTCTTTGCTTGCGGTGCTGGCGCTCGCCGTGCGCGAAGACGTGCTGTTGGAGCTGGCGGCGATCGGGCTCGTGTGCGGCATCGTCTTGCTGCGTTCGCGCCACGGGATCGGCACGCTGCTTGAGTCGCCGCAACTCCGGCGCACGTTTGGGCTTGCGTTGCTAGCGCTGGGCGGCGGCGCTATCGCCGTGGCGTTAGCGTACTTCGGCATACTCCAACCCGCCAATAGCCGGTACGGCTGGTATCCGCTCTTGTACTACCATATCGGCGCCCGGCCAAGATCCGGTATTGCGGCACTGCCGCCGGTTCCGCCGCCGCCTAACCCTGCCGGCACGCCTTTGATGGCGACCATGCAACGTTTCACGTATCTGTGCGAGGCGTTTGTGCCGCTCGCACTGCTGCCATTGCGGACGTGGTGGTGGCTATTGGCGCTGCCGGGTCTGGCGATCGTGCTGCTCGCGACGAGTCAGTCAATCCGCACGATGGGCGCGCAGTATTCGCTGCTGTGGGCGCCGTGGCTGCTGATCGCGACCGCCATAGCGCTAATCGCGATCAACAGCGCTGCCGGATCGCGCGTAGCCACGCGTTGGGCTGACGTCGCGCTTGGCGCATGCGTCTTCTTCTTGATCTTCATCAACCCGATGCATCTATCGTACTACCTGCGCGCACCATATCACGACCTTGCCGGGGCCAAGCGTGCGCTGGCGTGCGTGCCACCGGACGCCTCGCTATCGACGCACGATGAATGGTTCACGCACATCGCCGGCGTCTATCCGCGCGCCAACGGCAACGTCATCGAGGGCGTCGAGTATCTGGTGTATGCGGACGATTATCCAGACCCGACGTTCGAGCGCGAGGTCAAGCCG
This region includes:
- a CDS encoding DUF2079 domain-containing protein, with translation YRKDSDGRIAHRHWVTGSQHRAPADSAAGDGYRWLLLAVVLYALAAGALVTIHWVRWQTGVDTGINTQVVLGTLHGFHSTFEGGSDLAVHFSPLLAIFYPLLLVTRSGLALEYAQVALIACVPLAMYALVRPHVAEPLAVRAGLISLLYPPLATIGIGEFHILACVPLLVIGLLWAADRGRWGWFSLLAVLALAVREDVLLELAAIGLVCGIVLLRSRHGIGTLLESPQLRRTFGLALLALGGGAIAVALAYFGILQPANSRYGWYPLLYYHIGARPRSGIAALPPVPPPPNPAGTPLMATMQRFTYLCEAFVPLALLPLRTWWWLLALPGLAIVLLATSQSIRTMGAQYSLLWAPWLLIATAIALIAINSAAGSRVATRWADVALGACVFFLIFINPMHLSYYLRAPYHDLAGAKRALACVPPDASLSTHDEWFTHIAGVYPRANGNVIEGVEYLVYADDYPDPTFEREVKPKLQKALASGRLRVVCSAGQVHTYAPIR